In Prosthecomicrobium sp. N25, one DNA window encodes the following:
- a CDS encoding segregation and condensation protein A, with translation MFPLPPAEEDWSTPPRGAVAGAEGEEPILVVDVAGFEGPLDLLLALARSQKVDLARISILALADQYLAYVEAARKTRLELAADYLVMAAWLAYLKSRLLLPSPAADDEPSGEELAAALAFRLQRLEAIRAAAGRLVNRNRLGREVFARGAPEPIALLRRDTWTASLYDLLSAYAGQRQRQMVTAVRVARRSVWALADAREILERLIGRIGDWTPIQSFLARYMSPEMRATVIASSFTASLELVREGRLEIRQAEPFAPLYIRPRREEAPEDPDGGRADDG, from the coding sequence CTGTTTCCGCTGCCCCCGGCGGAGGAGGACTGGTCGACCCCGCCACGCGGGGCCGTGGCCGGCGCGGAGGGCGAGGAGCCGATCCTGGTCGTCGACGTCGCCGGCTTCGAGGGGCCGCTCGATCTTCTCCTGGCGCTCGCCCGGTCGCAGAAGGTGGACCTCGCCCGGATCTCCATCCTGGCGCTCGCCGACCAGTACCTCGCCTATGTGGAGGCGGCGCGGAAGACACGGCTCGAGCTCGCCGCCGACTACCTGGTGATGGCCGCCTGGCTCGCCTACCTGAAATCGCGCTTGCTGCTGCCGAGCCCCGCCGCCGACGACGAGCCCTCGGGCGAGGAGCTCGCGGCCGCGCTCGCCTTCCGTTTGCAGCGCCTGGAGGCGATCCGGGCGGCGGCCGGGCGGCTCGTCAACCGCAACCGCCTCGGCCGGGAGGTCTTCGCGCGCGGCGCGCCGGAGCCGATCGCGCTCCTCAGGCGCGACACCTGGACGGCGAGCCTCTACGATCTCCTCTCCGCCTATGCGGGCCAGCGGCAGCGCCAGATGGTGACCGCGGTGCGCGTCGCCCGGCGGAGCGTCTGGGCGCTGGCGGACGCACGCGAGATCCTGGAGCGGCTGATCGGCCGGATCGGCGACTGGACGCCGATCCAGAGCTTCCTGGCGCGCTACATGAGCCCCGAGATGCGGGCCACCGTGATCGCCAGCTCCTTCACGGCGAGCCTCGAACTGGTCAGGGAGGGCCGGCTCGAGATCCGGCAGGCGGAGCCCTTCGCGCCGCTCTACATCCGGCCCCGCCGCGAGGAAGCGCCGGAGGATCCGGACGGCGGCAGGGCCGACGATGGCTGA
- the nagZ gene encoding beta-N-acetylhexosaminidase gives MSNAAFISGCAGPVLSAEERAFFAGERPWGFILFKRNIETPAQVSDLVSSLRDAVGRPDAPVLIDQEGGRVQRMGPPHWPAYPTGRAYGDLFARDPETGRRAAWLGARLIAADLAAVGIDVDCLPVLDVPVEGAHDVIGARAYGLEPGVVATLGRAAAEGLLAGGVLPVVKHIPGHGRAGVDSHHQLPVVETSRDVLEATDFPPFAALAEMPLGMTAHVVYTALDARNPATTSGYVVEEIIRGRLGFAGALMSDDVSMKALAGTPGENARASLDAGCDLVLHCNGDLAEMKAVAAACRPLAGAAAVRTGRALAFRKSPAPFDVAAARAEFDRLMGASVA, from the coding sequence ATGTCGAACGCCGCCTTCATCAGCGGATGCGCCGGACCGGTCCTCTCGGCGGAGGAGCGGGCCTTCTTCGCCGGCGAGCGTCCCTGGGGCTTCATCCTGTTCAAGCGCAACATCGAGACGCCCGCGCAGGTGTCCGATCTCGTGTCGAGCCTGCGAGACGCGGTCGGCCGGCCCGACGCGCCCGTGCTGATCGACCAGGAGGGCGGGCGCGTGCAGCGCATGGGCCCGCCGCACTGGCCGGCCTATCCGACCGGCCGCGCCTACGGTGACCTGTTCGCCCGCGATCCGGAGACCGGGCGCCGCGCGGCCTGGCTCGGCGCGCGGCTGATCGCGGCGGACCTCGCCGCCGTCGGCATCGACGTCGACTGCCTGCCGGTTCTCGACGTGCCGGTCGAGGGGGCGCATGACGTGATCGGCGCGCGCGCCTACGGCCTCGAGCCCGGCGTCGTGGCGACGCTCGGGCGTGCGGCCGCCGAGGGCTTGCTGGCCGGCGGCGTGCTGCCGGTCGTCAAGCACATCCCCGGCCACGGCCGGGCCGGTGTCGACAGCCACCACCAGCTTCCCGTCGTCGAGACCTCGCGCGACGTCCTCGAGGCCACCGACTTCCCGCCCTTCGCGGCGCTCGCCGAGATGCCGCTCGGCATGACGGCGCACGTGGTCTACACGGCCCTCGACGCGCGCAATCCGGCGACGACCTCCGGCTACGTGGTGGAGGAAATCATCCGCGGGCGGCTCGGCTTCGCGGGCGCGCTGATGTCGGACGACGTCTCCATGAAGGCGCTGGCCGGCACCCCGGGCGAGAATGCGCGCGCCTCGCTCGACGCCGGGTGCGACCTCGTGCTTCACTGCAACGGAGACCTCGCGGAAATGAAGGCGGTGGCGGCCGCGTGCCGGCCGCTGGCCGGGGCCGCCGCGGTGCGCACGGGCCGGGCGCTCGCCTTCCGCAAGTCACCCGCGCCGTTCGACGTCGCCGCCGCGCGCGCGGAGTTCGACCGCCTGATGGGCGCCTCGGTCGCCTGA
- a CDS encoding SPOR domain-containing protein, which translates to MSDMKRPLARNDRPYDDDPLVELARIVSGSPFPEPARSEEPITLPPQLMPQGRAHVGRQPMPNQISALEQELFSELRSSVDPDRAPRQRVPAGPPVAEAASPKVVPMNSHVASAAYGIDPALEAQRSAPTRPQPAPYRSGVADGSYDPAFEDFFADPGYVEQAVPAPAPVPVRAAAPVQAPTPVQAPTPVQAQAPQRAAVERTAPLRAVPEPVAAERIAVPPRPASPAYPEPTFADFGRDEIAAAAREALPYDAGAPVMPDHPATERAAARPVARESRRGLAMAGVALGVFVMGGLGFLGWRAYAGVDVAGGGGTPLIMADTRPMKVKPTSTAQPPSGPNLSADKVEDKSRLVSRQEDPVDQVTSRGSDGRNIRLIAPGSPGAVAPEAPKTVRTVVVRPDGTIVPSGDAAPRPSAQPPVAPPRVEAAAPPAPSAPLPKETTIASLSATPPVPVPQTTASVSPVATAPVSRVPVTPVAVPSVSVAPAPVSPPPAAAAPAAVTPVPAKPVAVAPAPVAPPAPVAAKPAAPVQAAAPQPAAVQPARPAAQPQTQPQTSGAPLALGPVPPTRVATTGTVPVPAAPAAPAPIAAAPAPTQTAAAQPRGAGGGAYVQISSQKSADEARRSFSDFQRKYPDLASGRSLDVQEANLGARGTYYRARVVAGSREEAQELCSQIKAKGGDCVVAGR; encoded by the coding sequence ATGTCCGACATGAAGCGCCCGCTCGCCCGTAACGACCGGCCCTACGACGACGATCCGCTGGTCGAGCTCGCCCGGATCGTCAGTGGTTCGCCCTTCCCGGAGCCCGCGCGCTCCGAGGAGCCGATCACGCTGCCGCCCCAGCTCATGCCGCAGGGGCGCGCCCATGTCGGTCGCCAGCCCATGCCCAACCAGATCTCCGCCCTGGAGCAGGAGCTCTTCAGCGAGCTCCGTTCCTCCGTCGATCCCGACCGGGCTCCGCGCCAGCGCGTGCCGGCCGGCCCCCCGGTGGCTGAGGCCGCGTCCCCGAAGGTCGTTCCCATGAATTCGCACGTCGCCTCCGCCGCCTACGGCATCGATCCGGCCCTCGAGGCGCAGCGCTCCGCACCGACCCGGCCGCAGCCCGCGCCCTACCGCAGCGGCGTGGCGGACGGCTCCTACGATCCGGCCTTCGAGGATTTCTTCGCCGATCCCGGCTACGTGGAGCAGGCCGTCCCGGCTCCGGCTCCGGTGCCCGTCCGCGCCGCGGCGCCGGTCCAGGCTCCGACCCCGGTCCAGGCTCCGACCCCGGTCCAGGCCCAGGCCCCGCAGCGGGCCGCCGTCGAACGTACCGCGCCCCTGCGCGCCGTGCCCGAGCCCGTCGCGGCGGAGCGGATCGCGGTGCCGCCCCGTCCCGCGTCCCCGGCCTATCCGGAACCCACCTTCGCCGATTTCGGCCGCGACGAAATCGCGGCGGCGGCGCGCGAGGCGCTGCCCTACGATGCGGGCGCCCCGGTGATGCCGGACCATCCAGCGACCGAGCGGGCGGCGGCACGGCCGGTTGCGCGCGAGTCGCGGCGCGGGCTCGCCATGGCGGGCGTGGCCCTCGGCGTCTTCGTCATGGGCGGCCTCGGATTCCTCGGCTGGCGTGCCTATGCGGGCGTCGACGTCGCCGGCGGTGGCGGGACGCCGCTGATCATGGCCGACACCCGGCCCATGAAGGTGAAGCCGACCTCCACGGCGCAGCCGCCGTCCGGCCCGAACCTCTCCGCCGACAAGGTGGAGGACAAGTCGCGCCTGGTGAGCCGCCAGGAGGATCCGGTCGACCAGGTCACCAGCCGCGGGTCCGACGGCCGCAACATCCGCCTGATCGCGCCGGGCTCTCCGGGCGCCGTCGCCCCCGAGGCGCCGAAGACCGTGCGCACCGTGGTGGTCCGTCCGGACGGCACGATCGTGCCGTCGGGCGATGCCGCGCCGCGCCCCTCGGCGCAGCCGCCGGTCGCGCCGCCCCGCGTCGAGGCCGCCGCGCCGCCGGCTCCGTCCGCGCCGCTGCCGAAGGAGACCACCATCGCGTCGCTCTCGGCGACCCCGCCGGTGCCCGTGCCGCAGACAACGGCGAGCGTGTCCCCCGTCGCCACCGCCCCGGTCTCACGCGTGCCAGTGACGCCCGTCGCCGTGCCGAGCGTCTCCGTTGCGCCGGCCCCGGTCTCGCCGCCGCCGGCCGCCGCCGCACCCGCCGCCGTGACCCCGGTCCCGGCGAAGCCCGTCGCGGTCGCGCCGGCTCCGGTTGCGCCGCCGGCACCCGTCGCCGCCAAGCCGGCCGCACCGGTCCAGGCCGCGGCGCCGCAGCCCGCGGCGGTCCAGCCGGCGCGTCCGGCGGCCCAGCCTCAGACCCAGCCCCAGACCTCCGGTGCGCCGCTGGCGCTCGGCCCCGTGCCGCCGACCCGGGTCGCCACGACGGGTACCGTGCCGGTTCCGGCCGCGCCGGCCGCTCCGGCCCCGATCGCCGCCGCGCCCGCTCCGACGCAGACCGCCGCCGCCCAGCCGCGCGGCGCCGGTGGCGGGGCCTACGTGCAGATCTCCTCGCAGAAGTCGGCCGACGAGGCGCGCAGGTCCTTCTCGGACTTCCAGCGCAAGTATCCGGACCTCGCCAGCGGCCGCAGCCTGGACGTCCAGGAGGCGAACCTCGGCGCCCGCGGCACCTACTATCGAGCCCGCGTGGTGGCCGGCTCGCGCGAGGAGGCCCAGGAGCTCTGCTCGCAGATCAAGGCCAAGGGCGGCGACTGCGTGGTCGCCGGCCGCTAA
- the argS gene encoding arginine--tRNA ligase — translation MNVFADFTMRVRRAVAVLDLKDRDGKPLDLDRVTVEPPRDPAHGDLATNAAMVLAKAAGQNPRQIAIALAGELAADEDVAETEVAGPGFLNLRLRPGYWTGLVGAVIRAGADYGRGVAPGTKVNVEYVSANPTGPMHVGHCRGAVVGDALANLLAHAGHDVTKEYYINDAGAQVDVLARSAYLRYREALGETVTIPEGFYPGDYLKPVGESLALRFGTSLLDREEADWLPVVREVAIDAMMAMIKEDLRVLNVEHDVFFSEASLSRGAFGNRVEAAIEALRARGLIYEGRLPPPKGAPVEDWEDREQTLFRATAAGDDVDRPLMKSDGSYTYFASDIAYHYDKFLRGFGTQIDIWGADHGGYVKRMQAAVRAITDGEAELDVKLCQLVRLTRGGEPVKMSKRAGDFVTLRDVVEEVGRDAVRFMMLYRKNDAPLDFDFQKVTEQSKDNPVFYVQYAYARTRSVFRQAAEELPDLALTDAALAAAPLDRLADIGEMAIIRRLAEWPRLVEQAAAAHEPHRIAFYLYDLASELHAHWNRGKDLPQLRFINVDDPLSSSARLAMVRAVALVLASGLAILGVEAPDEMR, via the coding sequence ATGAACGTCTTCGCCGATTTCACCATGCGCGTCCGCCGGGCGGTCGCGGTGCTCGACCTGAAGGATCGGGACGGAAAGCCGCTCGACCTCGACCGCGTGACGGTCGAGCCGCCGCGCGATCCGGCGCATGGCGACCTCGCCACCAACGCCGCCATGGTGCTCGCCAAGGCGGCCGGACAGAACCCGCGGCAGATCGCCATCGCGCTGGCGGGAGAGCTCGCGGCGGACGAGGACGTCGCCGAAACGGAGGTGGCCGGGCCGGGCTTCCTCAACCTGCGCCTGAGGCCCGGCTACTGGACGGGGCTCGTCGGGGCGGTGATCCGGGCGGGCGCCGACTACGGTCGCGGCGTGGCGCCGGGCACCAAAGTCAACGTGGAGTACGTCTCGGCGAACCCGACCGGGCCGATGCATGTGGGGCACTGCCGCGGCGCCGTCGTGGGCGACGCGCTCGCCAACCTCCTCGCTCATGCGGGCCACGACGTGACGAAGGAGTACTACATCAACGACGCCGGCGCGCAGGTGGACGTGCTGGCGCGCTCCGCGTACCTGCGCTACCGCGAGGCGCTCGGCGAGACGGTGACGATCCCGGAGGGCTTCTACCCGGGCGACTACCTGAAGCCGGTCGGCGAGAGCCTGGCCCTGCGCTTCGGCACGAGCCTCCTCGACCGGGAGGAGGCCGACTGGCTGCCGGTGGTGCGCGAGGTGGCGATCGACGCCATGATGGCGATGATCAAGGAGGACCTGCGCGTCCTCAACGTGGAGCACGACGTCTTCTTCTCGGAGGCCTCGCTGTCGCGGGGGGCCTTCGGCAACCGGGTCGAGGCGGCGATCGAGGCCCTGAGGGCCCGTGGCCTCATCTACGAGGGCCGCCTGCCGCCGCCGAAGGGCGCGCCGGTCGAGGATTGGGAGGACCGGGAGCAGACGCTGTTCCGCGCCACCGCGGCGGGGGACGACGTCGACCGGCCGTTGATGAAGTCCGACGGCTCCTACACCTATTTCGCCTCCGACATCGCCTATCACTACGACAAGTTCCTGCGCGGCTTCGGGACCCAGATCGACATCTGGGGCGCCGACCACGGCGGCTACGTGAAGCGGATGCAGGCGGCGGTCCGGGCGATCACGGACGGGGAGGCGGAGCTCGACGTGAAGCTCTGCCAGCTCGTCCGGCTGACCCGCGGCGGCGAGCCGGTGAAGATGTCGAAGCGGGCCGGGGACTTCGTCACCCTCCGGGACGTGGTCGAGGAGGTCGGCCGCGACGCGGTCCGCTTCATGATGCTCTACCGGAAGAACGACGCACCGCTCGACTTCGACTTCCAGAAGGTCACCGAGCAGTCGAAGGACAACCCGGTCTTCTACGTACAGTACGCATATGCACGGACGCGATCGGTTTTCCGCCAGGCCGCCGAGGAATTGCCCGATTTGGCGCTTACCGACGCGGCGCTCGCCGCCGCTCCCCTCGACCGGTTGGCCGATATCGGGGAGATGGCGATCATAAGACGGCTCGCGGAATGGCCGCGCCTGGTCGAACAGGCGGCCGCCGCGCACGAGCCGCACCGGATAGCCTTCTATCTGTACGACTTGGCGAGCGAACTGCACGCGCACTGGAACAGGGGCAAAGACCTGCCTCAATTACGGTTTATTAACGTTGACGATCCACTATCGTCCTCGGCCCGATTGGCGATGGTTCGCGCCGTTGCTTTGGTTCTTGCGTCCGGGCTCGCTATATTGGGTGTCGAAGCGCCCGACGAAATGCGATAA
- a CDS encoding deoxyguanosinetriphosphate triphosphohydrolase, whose protein sequence is MARRLDGIGFGGEPRAPHAADPGLSRGRLVPEPESPTRTPFQRDRDRIIHSTAFRRLAHKTQVFLYHEGDHFRTRLTHTIEVAQIARALARALRLDEDLAEALALGHDLGHTPFGHAGERALARAMAGFGGFDHNAQTLRIVTSLERRYAGFDGLNLSWETLEGLVKHNGPLTDREGRPLGRRDAEGHAVAAELPYAIRVYQERHDLGLWSRPGAEAQAAALADDIAYDAHDIDDGLRAGLIVPDQLEGVPLAGEILRDVRSRHPGLDLGRLIQEVTRRLITRMVEGVIGESLARIDRLAPASSDAVRALDVDLVAFPAEIVEADRGIKAFLYRHVYRSASVMGVMRDAEAVVEDLFSAYMHRPDAMPAEWGEGLEGCGPERRARRVADYIAGMTDRFALIEHRRLFDATPELR, encoded by the coding sequence ATGGCGCGCCGGCTCGACGGCATCGGCTTCGGCGGGGAGCCGCGGGCGCCGCACGCGGCCGATCCGGGGCTGAGCCGGGGCCGGCTGGTGCCCGAGCCGGAGAGCCCGACGCGGACGCCATTCCAGCGCGATCGCGACCGGATCATCCACTCCACCGCCTTCCGCCGGCTGGCGCACAAGACGCAGGTCTTCCTCTACCACGAGGGAGACCATTTCCGGACGCGGCTGACCCACACCATCGAGGTCGCCCAGATCGCCCGCGCCCTCGCCCGGGCGCTGCGCCTCGACGAGGACCTCGCCGAGGCGCTGGCGCTCGGCCACGACCTCGGCCACACGCCGTTCGGCCATGCGGGCGAACGGGCCCTGGCGCGCGCCATGGCGGGCTTCGGCGGCTTCGACCACAACGCCCAGACACTCCGGATCGTCACCTCGCTCGAGCGCCGCTACGCGGGCTTCGACGGGCTGAACCTCTCCTGGGAGACGCTCGAGGGCCTCGTCAAGCACAACGGGCCGCTCACGGACCGGGAGGGCCGGCCGCTCGGGCGGCGCGACGCGGAGGGGCACGCGGTCGCCGCCGAGCTCCCCTATGCGATCCGCGTCTACCAGGAGCGGCACGACCTCGGGCTCTGGAGCCGGCCGGGCGCGGAGGCGCAGGCGGCCGCGCTCGCCGACGACATCGCGTATGACGCCCACGACATCGACGACGGCCTGCGCGCCGGACTGATCGTGCCCGACCAGCTCGAGGGCGTTCCGCTCGCCGGCGAGATCCTGCGCGACGTGCGCAGCCGGCACCCGGGGCTCGACCTCGGGCGCCTCATCCAGGAGGTCACGCGCCGGCTCATCACCCGCATGGTGGAGGGCGTGATCGGCGAGAGCCTCGCCCGCATCGACCGGCTCGCGCCGGCCTCGTCCGACGCGGTCCGGGCCCTCGACGTCGACCTCGTCGCCTTTCCGGCGGAGATCGTCGAGGCCGACCGGGGCATCAAGGCGTTCCTGTACCGGCACGTCTACCGCTCCGCGTCGGTGATGGGCGTCATGCGCGACGCGGAGGCGGTCGTGGAGGATCTCTTCTCCGCCTACATGCACCGGCCGGACGCCATGCCGGCGGAGTGGGGCGAGGGGCTCGAGGGCTGCGGGCCGGAACGGCGGGCGCGCCGGGTCGCGGACTACATCGCCGGGATGACCGACCGGTTCGCCCTGATCGAGCACCGGCGGCTGTTTGACGCCACCCCGGAATTGCGTTAG
- the erpA gene encoding iron-sulfur cluster insertion protein ErpA, whose product MDGATATLDEPVRVTDRAARRILKIVAGEPDGTALRVSVSGGGCSGFQYGFDLTRERAEDDIVIERAGATVLIDPVSLEYMAGSEIDFVDSLMGQSFQIRNPNATASCGCGTSFSL is encoded by the coding sequence ATGGACGGCGCCACTGCCACGCTCGACGAACCGGTCCGCGTGACCGACCGCGCCGCACGGCGCATCCTGAAGATCGTCGCGGGCGAGCCGGACGGCACGGCCCTGCGGGTGTCGGTCTCCGGCGGCGGCTGCTCGGGATTCCAGTACGGCTTCGACCTGACCCGCGAGCGCGCCGAGGACGACATCGTCATCGAGCGCGCCGGAGCGACCGTGCTGATCGACCCGGTCTCGCTCGAGTACATGGCCGGCTCGGAGATCGACTTCGTCGACAGCCTGATGGGCCAATCCTTCCAGATCAGGAACCCGAACGCCACCGCGAGCTGCGGCTGCGGCACCAGCTTCTCGCTCTGA
- a CDS encoding tetratricopeptide repeat protein, producing MRHALAGLAALVVLAAGAGPLRAAEWDGCREPAPTVQGCSKIIAKGGRLRTDLAIAHNNRGFAYNRDGDYLRAIEDFGRAIRLDPGFAAAYANRGFAQFNRGALDEAIADFDRAVELGAGLPGVLHTRGLAWSRKGDDDRALADFDRVLTLQPDHADALNNRAYIRNRKGDYARAVADLDRALALVPDFAVALNNRGFARVHQGDVERGIADLDRALRLDPAHAPARNNRGFALNLRGDHDRAIEDLDEAIRLRPDDADAYNNRGFAFAAKGDPVRAISDYGISIRLKPDYAAALNNRGVAHNNIGWFDLALADLDAALRIEPDYAIALANRAVVFSNMGRFDRAIADYDRAVELTPDLAESYSRSAAAIYAQGHRDRALAILNQAIRLAPLAEAFVNRAALYNAQGQFDHAIADLDQALRLDPDHAQALNNRGFAWNAKAEYDRAIADFDRAIRLDPGLANAYNHRGWAFMNKGDPERAVADLRQALKLDPGYPQALERLGRAEAALRARSADAASP from the coding sequence ATGAGACACGCCCTGGCCGGGCTCGCCGCCCTCGTGGTCCTGGCAGCCGGCGCCGGACCCCTGCGCGCCGCCGAGTGGGACGGCTGCCGCGAGCCTGCGCCGACCGTCCAGGGCTGCTCGAAGATCATCGCCAAGGGTGGCCGGCTCCGCACCGACCTCGCCATCGCCCACAACAACCGGGGCTTCGCCTACAATCGCGACGGCGACTACCTGCGGGCCATCGAGGATTTCGGCCGGGCGATCCGGCTCGACCCGGGCTTCGCGGCGGCCTATGCCAACCGCGGCTTCGCGCAGTTCAACCGCGGGGCCCTCGACGAGGCGATCGCGGATTTCGACCGGGCCGTGGAACTCGGCGCGGGCCTGCCGGGCGTCCTGCACACGCGCGGGCTCGCCTGGAGCCGCAAGGGAGACGACGACCGCGCGCTCGCCGATTTCGACCGCGTTCTGACCCTGCAGCCCGACCATGCGGACGCCCTGAACAACCGGGCCTACATCCGCAACCGGAAGGGCGACTACGCCCGCGCCGTCGCGGATCTCGACCGGGCCCTGGCGCTCGTGCCGGATTTCGCCGTGGCGCTCAACAACCGGGGCTTCGCGCGGGTGCACCAGGGAGACGTGGAGCGCGGCATCGCGGATCTCGACCGGGCGCTGCGGCTCGATCCGGCCCATGCGCCGGCCCGCAACAACCGCGGCTTCGCCCTCAACCTGCGGGGCGACCACGACCGGGCGATCGAGGACCTCGACGAGGCGATCCGCCTGCGCCCCGACGACGCGGACGCCTACAACAACCGGGGCTTCGCCTTTGCTGCCAAGGGCGATCCCGTGCGCGCCATCTCGGACTACGGCATCTCGATCCGCCTCAAGCCCGACTATGCCGCCGCGCTGAACAACCGGGGTGTCGCGCACAACAACATCGGCTGGTTCGATCTCGCCCTCGCGGATCTCGACGCCGCGCTCCGGATCGAGCCCGACTATGCGATCGCGCTCGCCAACCGGGCCGTCGTGTTCAGCAACATGGGCCGTTTCGACCGGGCGATCGCCGACTACGACCGGGCCGTGGAGCTGACGCCGGACCTCGCGGAGAGCTACAGCCGGTCGGCCGCTGCCATCTACGCCCAGGGGCATCGCGACCGGGCCCTGGCGATCCTCAACCAGGCGATCCGGCTCGCGCCGCTCGCGGAGGCCTTCGTCAACCGCGCCGCGCTCTACAACGCGCAGGGTCAGTTCGACCACGCCATCGCGGACCTGGACCAGGCCCTGCGGCTCGACCCGGACCACGCCCAGGCGCTCAACAACCGCGGTTTCGCGTGGAACGCCAAGGCCGAGTACGACCGGGCTATCGCCGACTTCGACCGGGCGATCCGGCTCGATCCGGGCCTGGCCAACGCCTACAATCACCGGGGCTGGGCCTTCATGAACAAGGGCGACCCGGAGCGGGCGGTCGCCGATCTCCGGCAGGCGCTGAAGCTCGACCCGGGCTACCCGCAGGCGCTCGAACGGCTCGGGCGGGCGGAGGCAGCCCTGCGGGCCCGCAGCGCCGACGCGGCGAGCCCCTGA
- a CDS encoding VOC family protein, producing the protein MTTEPIFDTAHLAHVELFTDKPQESLDFFVDLLGLTESGREGDSVYLRAWDDYEFHTLKLTASNTTGVGHIGYRATSEAALHRRVAAIEALGAGIGWTEGDLGHGPAYRFRDPDDHVFEIYFQTRKYVAPPEERPALKNQAQRYHGRGAAVRRIDHLNLLANDVAAIKAFLPQALGSRVTEQIVLDSGELAGCWFTVNNKTYDIAYTRDFTGSRGRFHHLTYAVDQREHILEAADLFLENGVFIETGPHKHAVQQTFFLYVYEPAGNRVEIANAGARLILDPDWQTVTWTETERKKGQAWGLKTIESFHTHGTPVVPLRHG; encoded by the coding sequence ATGACCACGGAACCCATCTTCGACACTGCCCACCTCGCCCATGTCGAACTCTTCACCGACAAGCCGCAGGAGAGCCTCGACTTCTTCGTCGATCTCCTGGGGCTGACCGAAAGCGGGCGGGAGGGCGACTCGGTCTACCTGCGGGCCTGGGACGACTACGAGTTCCACACGCTGAAGCTGACCGCGTCGAACACCACGGGCGTCGGCCACATCGGCTACCGGGCGACGAGCGAGGCGGCGCTCCACCGGCGGGTGGCGGCCATCGAGGCGCTCGGGGCGGGGATCGGCTGGACGGAGGGCGACCTCGGGCACGGGCCCGCGTACCGCTTCCGCGACCCGGACGACCACGTCTTCGAGATCTACTTCCAGACCCGCAAGTATGTGGCGCCGCCGGAGGAGCGGCCGGCGCTGAAGAACCAGGCCCAGCGCTATCACGGGCGCGGCGCGGCGGTGCGCCGGATCGACCACCTGAACCTGCTCGCCAACGACGTGGCCGCCATCAAGGCGTTCCTGCCGCAGGCGCTCGGCAGCCGGGTCACCGAGCAGATCGTGCTCGATTCCGGGGAACTCGCCGGCTGCTGGTTCACGGTCAACAACAAGACCTACGATATCGCCTACACGCGGGACTTCACCGGCTCGCGGGGCCGCTTCCACCACCTCACCTACGCGGTCGACCAGCGCGAGCACATCCTGGAGGCGGCCGACCTGTTCCTGGAGAACGGCGTCTTCATCGAGACCGGGCCGCACAAGCACGCCGTCCAGCAGACCTTCTTCCTCTACGTCTACGAGCCGGCCGGAAACCGCGTCGAGATCGCCAACGCCGGGGCGCGGCTCATCCTCGATCCGGACTGGCAGACGGTCACCTGGACGGAGACGGAGCGGAAGAAGGGGCAGGCCTGGGGGCTGAAGACGATCGAGAGCTTCCACACCCACGGCACGCCGGTCGTCCCCTTGCGCCACGGGTGA